Below is a genomic region from Catenuloplanes atrovinosus.
CGCGAGGCCTCGCGTGCGTCGAGGGCGCCCGCCGAGCATGGCACAGCGGAGCGCGCCCGTGTCAGTCGATGCCGGGCGCGAAGTCCTGCAGCGGCGCGTTGGCGTAGTTGAAGATCCCGACGACCAGCGCCCCGACCAGCGCGCCGGCGGCGAGCGCGATGCCGATCCAGGCGAGCGCCACGCCGCGGCGGATCCAGGCCCCGCCGGTCAGGTAACCGCCGGACGCGTACGCCTCGCGCCCCGCCTGCCGGGCCAGCAGCAGCGCGATCGTGGCCGGCACCAGCCCGCCCACCAGCGGCCCGGTGAACAGTGCGATCAGCCCGAGCGCGAACACGGTCGGCGCCTTGGTCGAGCGCACCGGCTCCGGATCGAGCGGATGCCGCCCCGGCCCGACCACGACCGCCTGAGGAAGACTCATGGCTGCCTACCAATCCTCCATCGCCGCGGATCCACGGCGAGCGGCACCGAGTCGATGGATTCGCTCGCGCGCTCGCTCATCCAATCATCCCTCGCGGACCCCGGAACACACCGAGGGCGGGGACGCATCGCGTCCCCGCCCTCGACGGCGTTTCGATCAGCTAGCTCAGCGGTACGACCCGAAGTCGAAGTCGTCGAGCGGCACGGCCTGCCCGCTGGCCGGTCCGAAGCCGTAGTCGGTCTCCGGGTATCCGGTCATCGAGTAGACCTTGGCCTTCGCCTCCTCGGTCGGCTCCACCCGGACGTTGCGGTACTTGGAGATACCGGTACCGGCCGGGATGAGCTTACCGATGATCACGTTCTCCTTCAGGCCCACGAGCGAGTCGCTGCGCGAGTTGATCGCCGCGTCGGTGAGGACGCGGGTCGTCTCCTGGAAGGAGGCCGCCGACAGCCACGAGTCCGTGGCCAGCGACGCCTTCGTGATGCCCATGAGCTGGGGACGGCCGGCGGCCGGCTCCCCGCCCTCGGCGACCAGGCGGCGGTTCTCCGACTCGAAGAGCGCGCGGTCGACCAGCAGGCCCGGCAGGAACTCGGTGGAGCCCGAGTCGATGACGGTGACCCGCTTGAGCATCTGGCGAATGATGATCTCGATGTGCTTGTCGTGGATCAGCACACCCTGCGAGCGGTAGACCTCCTGGACCTCCTGGGTCAGGTGGACCTGGACCGCGCGCGGGCCGAGGATGCGGAGCAGCTCATGCGGGTCGATGGTGCCCTCGGTGAGCTTCTCGCCGACCTGCACGTGCTCGCCGTCCTGGTACCGCAGCTTCGAGCGCTTCGAGATCTTGTCGTAGACGATCTCGTCGCTGCCGTCGTCCGGTACCACGATGATCTTCCGGACCCGCTCGCCGTCCTCGATCCGGACGCGACCGGGAGTGTCCGCGATCGGCGCCTTGCCCTTGGGCACGCGCGCCTCGAAGATCTCCTGGACACGAGGCAGGCCCTGGGTGATGTCCTCACCCGCGACACCACCGGTGTGGAAGGTACGCATCGTCAGCTGCGTACCCGGCTCACCGATGGACTGGGCCGCGATGATGCCGACCGCCTCGCCGACGTCCACGGTCTTGCCGGTCGGCAGCGAACGGCCGTAGCAGGCCGCGCAGACGCCCAGCTTGGACTCGCAGGTCAGCACGGACCGGACCCGCACGTTCTCGACGCCGGCCGCGTGCAGCTTGTCGACCAGGATCGAGTTGATGTCGGTGCCGCGCTCCGCGACCACCTCGCCGTCCGGCCCGGTGATCGTGTCGGCCAGCGTCCGGGCGTGGACGCCGGTCTCCGCGTGCTCGTGGATCTGCAGGTTGCCGGCCGCGTCGCGCTCCAGCACCTGCATCGGGATGGCGCGCTCGGTGCCGCAGTCCTCCTCGCGGATGATCACGTCCTGCGAGACGTCCACCAGACGACGGGTCAGGTAACCCGAGTCGGCGGTACGCAGGGCGGTGTCCGCGAGACCCTTGCGGGCACCGTGCGTGGAGATGAAGTACTCCAGCACGGACAGACCCTCCCGGTACGAGGCCTTGATCGGCCGCGGGATGATCTCGCCCTTCGGGTTGGCCACCAGACCACGGATCGCCGCAATCTGACGGAGCTGGAGCAGGTTACCGCGGGCACCCGAGTTGATCATCTTCCACAGCGGGTTGTCCTGCGGCAGCGCGGTGTCCATCTCCTTGGCGACCTCGTTGGTCGCCTTGGTCCAGATCTCGATCAGCTCGCCGCGGCGCTCCTCGGCGGTCATGAGACCACGCTGGTACTGCTTGTCGATCTGCGCGGCCTCCTTCTCGTACCGCTCCAGGATCGCCGGCTTGCCGGGCGGCGCGACGACGTCGCCCATGCCGATGGTCACGCCGGACCAGGTCGCCCAGTGGAAACCGGACTCCTTGAGCGCGTCCAGCGTCGCCGCCAGCGTCACCTTCGGGAAGCGCTCGGCGAGGTCGTTGACGATCGCGGAAAGCTGACCCTTGCGGATCTCGTAGTTGACGTAGCGGTACCCCACCGGGAGCGTCTCGTTGAAGAGCACGCGGCCCAGCGTGGTGTCGACCAGCAGCGGCTCGCCCTCGGTCCACTCCTCCGGCGCGACCCACCGGTCCGACTTCGGCCCGTTGTCCACGCTCACCACGCCGCGCAGACGGATCTTGACCGGTGCCTGCAGGTGCAGCTCGCCGTTGTCGTACGCCATCCGCGCCTCGGCGTCCGAGCTGAACACCCGGCCGGCGCCCTTGGCGTCCGGCGTGAGGTGGCTCAGGTGGTACAGACCGATGACCATGTCCTGGGTCGGCATGGTGACCGGCTTGCCGTCGGACGGCTTGAGGATGTTGTTCGAGGACAGCATCAGGATCCGCGCCTCGGCCTGGGCCTCGGCGGACAGCGGCACGTGCACCGCCATCTGGTCACCGTCGAAGTCCGCGTTGAACGCGGTGCAGACGAGCGGGTGGATCTGGATCGCCTTGCCCTCGACCAGCCGCGGCTCGAAGGCCTGGATGCCGAGACGGTGCAGCGTGGGAGCACGGTTCAGCAGGACCGGGTGCTCCGTGATGACCTCGTCCAGCACGTCCCACACGACCGGGCGCTGACGCTCGACCATGCGCTTGGCCGACTTGATGTTCTGCGCGTGGTTCAGGTCGACCAGGCGCTTCATCACGAACGGCTTGAACAGCTCCAGCGCCATCATGCGGGGCAGGCCGCACTGGTGCAGCTTGAGCTGCGGGCCCACGACGATGACGGAACGGCCGGAGTAGTCCACGCGCTTGCCGAGCAGGTTCTGCCGGAACCGGCCCTGCTTGCCCTTGAGCATGTCGGACAGCGACTTCAGCGGGCGGTTACCCGGGCCGGTGACCGGCCGGCCGCGGCGGCCGTTGTCGAACAGCGCGTCGACGGCCTCCTGCAGCATCCGCTTCTCGTTGTTGACGATGATCTCCGGGGCGCCCAGGTCGATCAGGCGCTTGAGCCGGTTGTTCCGGTTGATCACGCGGCGGTACAGGTCGTTCAGGTCGGAGGTCGCGAAGCGGCCACCGTCCAGCTGCACCATCGGGCGCAGGTCCGGCGGGATGACCGGCACGCAGTCCAGCACCATGCCGAGCGGCGAGTTGCGCGTGTTCAGGAACGCCGCCACGACCTTGAGCCGCTTGAGCGCCCGGATCTTCCGCTGGCCCTTGCCGGAGCGGATGATCTCGCGCAGGTTCTCCGCCTCGGCGTCGAGGTCGAGGCCCTCCAGCAGCGCCTTGATCGCCTCGGCGCCCATGCCGCCGGTGAAGTACTCGCCGAACCGGTCGCGCAGCTCGCGGTAGAGCAGCTCGTCCGTGACCAGCTGCTTCTTGTCGAGCTTGCGGAAGGTGTCGAGCACCTCGTCCAGCCGGTCGATCTCGCGCTGCGCGCGGTCGCGGATCTGGCGCATCTCGCGCTCGCCGGACTCCTTGACCTTGCGGCGCACGTCGGCCTTGGCGCCCTCGGCCTCCAGCTCGGCCAGGTCCTGCTCGAGCTTGGCGGCCCGCTTCTCGATCTCCGAGTCGCGGCTGTTCTCCGACTGGCGCTTCTCCGCGAAGATCTCGTTCTCGATCGTCGAGAGGTCGCGGTGGCGCGCCTCGGTGTCGACGCTCGTCACGACGTACGACGCGAAGTAAATGATCTTTTCGAGGTCCTTCGGCGCCAGGTCCAGCAGGTAGCCGAGTCGGCTCGGGACGCCCTTGAAGTACCAGATGTGGGTCACCGAGGCGGCGAGCTCGATGTGGCCCATGCGCTCACGGCGGACCTTGGAGCGGGTCACCTCGACGCCGCAGCGCTCACAGATGATGCCCTTGAACCGGACCCGCTTGTACTTTCCGCAGTAGCACTCCCAGTCCCGCTGCGGGCCGAAGATCTTCTCGCAGAAGAGTCCGTCCTTCTCGGGCTTCAGGGTGCGGTAGTTGATCGTCTCAGGCTTCTTGACCTCACCGTGCGACCACTGCCGGATGTCGTCGGCGGTGGCCAGCCCGATGCGGAGCTCGTCGAAGAAGTTGACGTCGAGCACGTTATATATCCCTCGTGTCGTGTCTGAAAGCTAGTGGGCTCCAGGAGTCAGGCCCGGGGCGCCTCGCGACGCCCCGGACCTGGAACCTCAGACTTCCTCGACGCTGCTCGGCTCGCGCCGCGACAGGTCGATGCCCAGCTCCTCCGCAGCGCGGAACACCTCGTCGTCCGTCTCGCGCATCTCCAGGGCCACACCGTCGCTGCTGAGCACCTCGACGTTCAGGCACAGCGACTGCAGCTCCTTGAGGAGCACCTTGAAGGACTCGGGGATACCCGGCTCCGGGATGTTCTCGCCCTTGACGATGGCCTCGTAGACCTTCACGCGGCCCAGCACGTCGTCGGACTTGATCGTCAGCAGCTCCTGCAGGGCGTACGCCGCCCCGTAGGCCTGCATGGCCCAGCACTCCATCTCACCGAAGCGCTGACCACCGAACTGCGCCTTACCACCCAGCGGCTGCTGCGTGATCATCGAGTACGGACCGGTCGAGCGAGCGTGGATCTTGTCGTCGACCAGGTGGTTCAGCTTCAGGATGTAGATGTAGCCGACCGAGATCGGGTCCGGCAGCGGCTCGCCCGAGCGGCCGTCGAACAGCTGCGCCTTGCCCGAGCTGCCGATCAGCTGGACGCCGTCCCGGTTCGGCAGCGTGCTCGCGAGGAGACCGTGGATCTCGTCCTCCCGCGCGCCGTCGAAGACCGGCGTCGCCACGTTCGTGTCCGGCTCGCTGATGTGCGCGTCGATCGAGCGGAGCTGGCGCTTCCACTCGGTGTCGTCACCCTCGATGTTCCAGCCGGTCTTGGCCACCCACCCGAGGTGGGTCTCCAGGACCTGGCCGATGTTCATACGCGAGGGCACGCCCAGCGGGTTGAGCACGATGTCGACCGGCGTGCCGTCCTCCAGGAACGGCATGTCCTCGACCGGCAGGATCTTGGAGATGACGCCCTTGTTGCCGTGCCGGCCCGCGAGCTTGTCACCGTCCTGGATCTTGCGCTTCTGGGCCACGTAGACCCGGACCAGCTCGTTCACTCCCGGGGGCAGCTCGTCGCCGTCCTCACGCGAGAACGTCCGGACGCCGATGACCGTGCCGGTCTCGCCGTGCGGCACCTTCAGCGAGGTGTCCCGGACCTCCCGGGCCTTCTCACCGAAGATCGCGCGGAGCAGCCGCTCCTCCGGGGTCAGCTCGGTCTCGCCCTTCGGCGTGACCTTGCCGACCAGGATGTCGCCGGGGACGACCTCGGCGCCGATCCGGATGATGCCCCGCTCGTCCAGGTCCGCCAGCATCTCCTCGCTGACGTTCGGGATGTCGCGGGTGATCTCCTCCGGGCCGAGCTTGGTGTCCCGCGCGTCGACCTCGTGCTCCTCGATGTGGATCGAGGTGAGCACGTCCTGCTGCACGAGGCGCTGCGACAGGATGATCGCGTCCTCGTAGTTGTGGCCCTCCCAGGTCATGAACGCGACCAGGAGGTTCCGGCCGAGGGCCATCTCGCCCTCGTCGGTGCACGGGCCGTCCGCGATGACCTGGCCGGCCTCGACCCGGTCACCCTCGAACACGGTCGGCTTCTGGTTGACGCAGGAGCCGGCGTTCGAGCGGCGGAACTTGTGCAGCAGGTAGGTGCGACGGTGACCGTCGTCCTGGTGGACCGTGATGTAGTCGGCGCAGAGGTCCTCGACCAGACCGCCGACCTCGGCCACGACCACGTCGCCGGCGTCGACCGCGGCACGGTACTCCATGCCGGTGCCGACCAGCGGCGCCTCGGCCTTGACCAGCGGCACGGCCTGACGCTGCATGTTCGCGCCCATGAGCGCGCGGTTCGCGTCGTCGTGCTCGAGGAACGGGATCATCGCGGTGGCGACCGAGGTCATCTGCCGCGGCGAGACGTCCATGTAGTCGACGGCGGTGCCGGCCACGTAGTCGATCTCACCACCCTTCCGGCGGACCAGGACGCGGTCCTCCGCGAAGGTGCCGTCGCTCGACAGCGGCGCGTTGGCCTGCGCCTTGACGAACCGGTCCTCCTCGTCGGCCGTCAGGTAGTCGATCTCGTCGGTGACCCGGCCGTCGACGACCTTCCGGTACGGCGTCTCGATGAAGCCGAACGGGTTGACCCGCGCGAACGTGGAGAGCGCGCCGATCAGGCCGATGTTCGGGCCCTCCGGCGTCTCGATCGGGCACATCCGGCCGTAGTGGGACGGGTGCACGTCACGGACCTCGAAGCCGGCCCGCTCACGGGACAGACCACCCGGGCCCAGCGCGGAGAGGCGCCGGCGGTGGGTCAGACCCGCCAGGGGGTTGGTCTGGTCCATGAACTGGGACAGCTGCGACGTACCGAAGAACTCCTTGATCGCCGCCACGACGGGACGGATGTTGATCAGGGTCTGCGGCGTGATCGCCTCGACGTCCTGCGTGGTCATCCGCTCGCGGACGACGCGCTCCATCCGGGACAGGCCCACGCGGACCTGGTTCTGGATGAGCTCGCCCACCGTACGCAGCCGACGGTTGCCGAAGTGGTCGATGTCGTCGGCCTCGTAGCCCTCCTCACCCGCGTGCAGGCGAGCGAGGTACTCCACGGTGGCGACGATGTCGTCCTCGGTCAGGACGCCGGTGGTGATCGGGACGTCGATCTCGAGCTTCTTGTTGAACTTGTAACGGCCGACCTTTGCCACGTCGTACCTCTTCGGGTTGAAGAAGAGGTTGTCGAGCAGGGTCTGCGCGTTCTCCCGGGTCGGCGGCTCGCCGGGACGGAGCTTGCGGTAGATGTCGAGCAGGGCCTCGTCCTGCCCGGCGATGTGGTCCTTCTCCAGCGTCGTCATGAGCAGCTCGGACCAGCCGAACTTCTCCCGGATCTGGTCGGCGGACCACCCGATCGCCTTGAGCAGGACGGTGACGGCCTGCCGGCGCTTGCGGTCGATGCGGACACCCACGGTGTCGCGCTTGTCGATGTCGAACTCCAGCCAGGCACCCCGGCTCGGGATCACCTTGACGCTGGAGAGATCGCGGTCGGACGTCTTGTCCGGCTGCTTGTCGAAGTAGACGCCGGGCGAGCGGACCAGCTGGCTGACCACGACGCGCTCGGTGCCGTTGATGATGAACGTGCCCTTGGGGGTCATCATCGGGAAGTCACCCATGAAGACCGTCTGGCTCTTGATCTCGCCAGTGGTGTTGTTGGTGAACTCCGCGGTCACGAACAGCGGGGCACAGTAGGTCAGGTCCTTCTCCTTGCACTCCTCGATCGAGGCCTTGACCTCGTCGAAGCGCGGGGCGGAGAAGGAAAGGGACATGGTGCCGGAGAAGTCCTCGATGGGACTGATCTCGTCGAGAATCTCCGCAAGGCCCGAACGTGCGTTCGGGTCGTCAGCCGATCGGTTCTGCCAAGCTTCGTTGCCGACAAGCCAGTCGAACGACTCGTTCTGGATTGCCAGGAGGTTCGGAACCTCAAGATGCTCGGTGATCCTGCCGAAGGAGATTCGGCGGGGAGCGAAAGCGCTCGACGTACGACTGGTCTTCGCAGGGCGGGAAGCTGCCAAGATGCGTCCTTCCGAGGACCGGTGCTGCAAAACGGCCGTTATGCGCGCACCCCAACTGACCCCGCATGGGTGGAATGACCGGTCTGAGCATTCCAGGGCAGGGCTGTAGTGAGAAGGCAGCGCAAACTAGCAGTGTAGCCGCACGGCTAACCGCTGTCCAGCCCCCCACCACAGGTCGTCGCGGAACAGGCCGGGCGCACCTGATCGGTGCTCGCCGGGCCGCTCGGAACGCGGCGTGACTCTGTCGGTTCGCCCCCGGTATTACCCGGGTCGGGGCCGTCGCAAGCGCGGAAGGTCTTGCTGCCGTTTAGCGTGCCTGCCCCCACAGCCCACGTCAAGGGTTGCGTGGCGGGTCGGAGGTCCGTGATCGACGCGAGCCGCGCGAAACGGGCCGCTAAAGCCACAATTCGGTCAATCCGCCCCGAGAATCGGGTCGTTCAGTGATCACTTAATACAGTCCGCAATCGGACGGTCGCCGATCCAGACGTTTCCAGCGGCGGTACGGCCGACCTGCCGTACCGCCGCGGGACGGGGCGTCAGGGGGCCGGAACGAACCGCTCGGCCTCGGCCTGACGCGGCACGATCGGGGGTGCCGGCACGGCCGCACCGTGACTCTCGTCACGCTCGGCGTCCTCGGCCGAGTCGTACCCCACGAAGTAGTTCGGCCGGCCCTGCGCCGAGACGTAGATCCGTGCCACGTACTCACCGAGCAGGCCCAGGCAGAGCAGCTGGAGCGC
It encodes:
- a CDS encoding DNA-directed RNA polymerase subunit beta'; the encoded protein is MLDVNFFDELRIGLATADDIRQWSHGEVKKPETINYRTLKPEKDGLFCEKIFGPQRDWECYCGKYKRVRFKGIICERCGVEVTRSKVRRERMGHIELAASVTHIWYFKGVPSRLGYLLDLAPKDLEKIIYFASYVVTSVDTEARHRDLSTIENEIFAEKRQSENSRDSEIEKRAAKLEQDLAELEAEGAKADVRRKVKESGEREMRQIRDRAQREIDRLDEVLDTFRKLDKKQLVTDELLYRELRDRFGEYFTGGMGAEAIKALLEGLDLDAEAENLREIIRSGKGQRKIRALKRLKVVAAFLNTRNSPLGMVLDCVPVIPPDLRPMVQLDGGRFATSDLNDLYRRVINRNNRLKRLIDLGAPEIIVNNEKRMLQEAVDALFDNGRRGRPVTGPGNRPLKSLSDMLKGKQGRFRQNLLGKRVDYSGRSVIVVGPQLKLHQCGLPRMMALELFKPFVMKRLVDLNHAQNIKSAKRMVERQRPVVWDVLDEVITEHPVLLNRAPTLHRLGIQAFEPRLVEGKAIQIHPLVCTAFNADFDGDQMAVHVPLSAEAQAEARILMLSSNNILKPSDGKPVTMPTQDMVIGLYHLSHLTPDAKGAGRVFSSDAEARMAYDNGELHLQAPVKIRLRGVVSVDNGPKSDRWVAPEEWTEGEPLLVDTTLGRVLFNETLPVGYRYVNYEIRKGQLSAIVNDLAERFPKVTLAATLDALKESGFHWATWSGVTIGMGDVVAPPGKPAILERYEKEAAQIDKQYQRGLMTAEERRGELIEIWTKATNEVAKEMDTALPQDNPLWKMINSGARGNLLQLRQIAAIRGLVANPKGEIIPRPIKASYREGLSVLEYFISTHGARKGLADTALRTADSGYLTRRLVDVSQDVIIREEDCGTERAIPMQVLERDAAGNLQIHEHAETGVHARTLADTITGPDGEVVAERGTDINSILVDKLHAAGVENVRVRSVLTCESKLGVCAACYGRSLPTGKTVDVGEAVGIIAAQSIGEPGTQLTMRTFHTGGVAGEDITQGLPRVQEIFEARVPKGKAPIADTPGRVRIEDGERVRKIIVVPDDGSDEIVYDKISKRSKLRYQDGEHVQVGEKLTEGTIDPHELLRILGPRAVQVHLTQEVQEVYRSQGVLIHDKHIEIIIRQMLKRVTVIDSGSTEFLPGLLVDRALFESENRRLVAEGGEPAAGRPQLMGITKASLATDSWLSAASFQETTRVLTDAAINSRSDSLVGLKENVIIGKLIPAGTGISKYRNVRVEPTEEAKAKVYSMTGYPETDYGFGPASGQAVPLDDFDFGSYR
- the rpoB gene encoding DNA-directed RNA polymerase subunit beta, with the translated sequence MAASRPAKTSRTSSAFAPRRISFGRITEHLEVPNLLAIQNESFDWLVGNEAWQNRSADDPNARSGLAEILDEISPIEDFSGTMSLSFSAPRFDEVKASIEECKEKDLTYCAPLFVTAEFTNNTTGEIKSQTVFMGDFPMMTPKGTFIINGTERVVVSQLVRSPGVYFDKQPDKTSDRDLSSVKVIPSRGAWLEFDIDKRDTVGVRIDRKRRQAVTVLLKAIGWSADQIREKFGWSELLMTTLEKDHIAGQDEALLDIYRKLRPGEPPTRENAQTLLDNLFFNPKRYDVAKVGRYKFNKKLEIDVPITTGVLTEDDIVATVEYLARLHAGEEGYEADDIDHFGNRRLRTVGELIQNQVRVGLSRMERVVRERMTTQDVEAITPQTLINIRPVVAAIKEFFGTSQLSQFMDQTNPLAGLTHRRRLSALGPGGLSRERAGFEVRDVHPSHYGRMCPIETPEGPNIGLIGALSTFARVNPFGFIETPYRKVVDGRVTDEIDYLTADEEDRFVKAQANAPLSSDGTFAEDRVLVRRKGGEIDYVAGTAVDYMDVSPRQMTSVATAMIPFLEHDDANRALMGANMQRQAVPLVKAEAPLVGTGMEYRAAVDAGDVVVAEVGGLVEDLCADYITVHQDDGHRRTYLLHKFRRSNAGSCVNQKPTVFEGDRVEAGQVIADGPCTDEGEMALGRNLLVAFMTWEGHNYEDAIILSQRLVQQDVLTSIHIEEHEVDARDTKLGPEEITRDIPNVSEEMLADLDERGIIRIGAEVVPGDILVGKVTPKGETELTPEERLLRAIFGEKAREVRDTSLKVPHGETGTVIGVRTFSREDGDELPPGVNELVRVYVAQKRKIQDGDKLAGRHGNKGVISKILPVEDMPFLEDGTPVDIVLNPLGVPSRMNIGQVLETHLGWVAKTGWNIEGDDTEWKRQLRSIDAHISEPDTNVATPVFDGAREDEIHGLLASTLPNRDGVQLIGSSGKAQLFDGRSGEPLPDPISVGYIYILKLNHLVDDKIHARSTGPYSMITQQPLGGKAQFGGQRFGEMECWAMQAYGAAYALQELLTIKSDDVLGRVKVYEAIVKGENIPEPGIPESFKVLLKELQSLCLNVEVLSSDGVALEMRETDDEVFRAAEELGIDLSRREPSSVEEV